From Coccinella septempunctata chromosome 4, icCocSept1.1, whole genome shotgun sequence, a single genomic window includes:
- the LOC123311594 gene encoding neural Wiskott-Aldrich syndrome protein-like has protein sequence MKMPPTVEVENKSSKLLNSEENSQIFRLLGNRCQTLSTAVIQLFLTEAPSHSYWIRRDTGVLCFVKDNIRKNYFFRLFCLRRNNMIWEHEMYNNLEYSETTSFFHVFEGQDSLVAFNFANLEEAREMKRIVDVKIYAKRKKEERRRQYNKNSNSVVDNSVNNLKPTNPQDFVVRKVPDLAAKQAKRKRNITKADIGSPQDFKHLSHVGWNPDSGFDVDGVNDQLKKFFAKAGVSEKELQDKETREFIYGFINERGGFDAVKKENIESSQSNKVNNSISSAPLPVPPVPPRGPGKPHVRAAPPPPPSGPPGRPAAKTQPDKPSLPTNTISAPPSAPPPPPLPTNLMPTVPPLNEAPLDTRSVLPPVDMNAALLQSIRDGTTLKPIEERKVAAPIEARNDLLCEIRKGFSLKPVQEREVKQLNQPTEVGPTDLAGALARALAERSKAIHSEDDDSEDEDSNDDEWDC, from the exons ATGAAAATGCCTCCTACGGTTGAAGTCGAAAATAAGTCTTCCAAGCTGCTGAATTCAGAAGAAAATAGTCAAATATTTAGGCTCTTGGGAAATAGATGTCAA ACCCTCTCCACGGCAGTAATTCAGCTTTTTCTCACTGAAGCTCCAAGCCATTCTTATTGGATTAGGAGAGATACAGGAGTACTATGTTTCGTTAAGGATAATATTCGAAAGAACTATTTTTTTAGATTATTTTGTTTGAGAAGAAACAATATGATTTGGGAACATGAGATGTATAACAATTTGGAATATAGTGAAACAACGTCCTTTTTTCATGTATTTGAAGGCCAG GATTCTCTTGTTGCATTTAATTTTGCTAACTTGGAAGAAGCTAGAGAAATGAAAAGAATTGTTGATGTTAAAATATATGCAAAGAGGAAAAAAGAAG aaAGGAGGAGACAATATAATAAGAATAGTAATAGTGTTGTTGATAACAGTGTCAATAATTTGAAGCCTACAAATCCACAAGACTTTGTAGTTAGAAAAGTACCGGATTTAG ctGCAAAGCAAGCAAAAAGAAAACGTAACATTACTAAGGCTGACATAGGAAGCCCTCAGGATTTCAAACATCTCTCTCATGTTGGGTGGAATCCGGATTCTGGGTTTGATGTTGATGGAGTAAATGAtcagttgaaaaaattctttgcGAAG GCTGGTGTATCTGAAAAAGAACTTCAAGATAAAGAAACAAGGGAGTTTATATATGGATTCATAAATGAGAGGGGTGGTTTTGATGCTGTGAAAAAAGAGAATATAGAATCTAGCCAATCAAATAAAGTTAATAACAGCATATCATCTGCACCTCTGCCAGTGCCACCCGTACCTCCGAGAGGTCCTGGAAAACCACATGTG AGGGCCGCTCCTCCTCCACCTCCAAGCGGTCCTCCTGGAAGGCCTGCTGCCAAAACTCAACCAG ATAAACCGAGTCTTCCAACAAATACTATATCGGCTCCTCCTTCAGCACCTCCACCACCACCACTTCCAACAAATTTGATGCCTACTGTACCACCTCTGAATGAAGCACCATTGGACACAAGGTCCGTACTGCCTCCAGTGGATATGAATGCAGCACTTCTGCAGAGTATAAGAGATGGAACGACACTCAAG CCTATTGAAGAACGAAAAGTTGCTGCACCTATCGAAGCAAGGAACGACCTTCTATGTGAAATTAGAAAAGGTTTTTCTCTCAAACCTGTTCAG GAGAGAGAAGTAAAACAACTGAATCAGCCAACTGAAGTAGGACCCACCGATCTAGCCGGTGCATTAGCGAGAGCCTTGGCTGAAAGAAGTAAAGCTATTCACTCAGAAGATGATGATTCTGAAGATGAAGACTCGAATGATGACGAATGGGACTGTTAg